From one Lolium rigidum isolate FL_2022 chromosome 4, APGP_CSIRO_Lrig_0.1, whole genome shotgun sequence genomic stretch:
- the LOC124708510 gene encoding E3 ubiquitin-protein ligase AIRP2-like, producing MRKAYRDSLKVLEADIQHANTLATEFPREYDGACLQMRLSFSPAAHIFLFLVQWTDCSLAGALGLLRILIYKVYVDGTTTMSTHERKASIKEFYAVIFPSLLQLQRGITDMEDKKQKAVCMERYTRRDGDETSSVSEADAEREDECGICMEMNSKVVLPNCTHAMCLRCYQDWNSRSQSCPFCRDNLKKTDPGDLWIYVEEQDVVDMETVSRENLRRLFMYINKLPLIVPDVIFSVYDSHIK from the exons atgcgGAAGGCGTACAGGGACTCCCTCAAGGTGCTCGAAGCTGACATCCAGCACGCCAACACCCT GGCGACTGAATTTCCCCGGGAGTACGATGGCGCCTGCCTGCAGATGCGGCTCTCTTTTAGCCCCGCCGCTCACATATTCCTCTTCCTCGTGCAGTGGACTGACTGCAGCCTCGCGGGGGCTCTCGGTCTGCTCAGGATACTCATTTACAAG GTCTATGTCGATGGCACAACCACCATGTCGACCCATGAGAGGAAAGCCAGCATCAAAGAATTCTACG CTGTCATATTCCCGTCCCTGCTGCAACTGCAGAGAGGGATCACCGACATGGAGGACAAGAAGCAGAAGGCCGTGTGCATGGAGAGGTACACAAGGAGAGACGGAGACGAAACCAGCAGCGTATCCGAGGCCGATGCCGAGAGGGAAGACGAATGCGGGATCTGCATGGAGATGAACAGCAAAGTCGTGCTGCCCAACTGCACGCACGCTATGTGCCTCAGATGCTATCAGGACTG GAACTCAAGATCACAGTCCTGTCCATTCTGCCGGGACAACCTGAAGAAGACTGACCCTGGTGACTTGTGGATCTACGTCGAGGAGCAAGACGTGGTCGACATGGAGACGGTGTCCAGAGAGAACCTCAGAAGGCTGTTCATGTACATAAACAAGCTGCCTCTGATTGTGCCTGATGTCATCTTCAGTGTTTATGATTCCCACATAAAATGA
- the LOC124647566 gene encoding uncharacterized N-acetyltransferase YvbK-like, protein RAMAAAAPAATILELDPSQERAGRVIDDIVRMEKRIFPKHESLARSFHDELKRRNTGLIYSTAGAGDEEEVTGYAMYTCTTSLCASITKLAVKESCRRQGLGEALLQAAVERCRRKRVQRVSLHVDPARTAAVALYRKAGFQVDATVEGYYSPQRNAYRMYMDL, encoded by the exons CGAGCTATGGCGGCGGCCGCGCCCGCCGCGACGATCCTCGAGCTGGACCCTTCGCAGGAGCGCGCCGGCCGCGTCATCGATGACATCGTGCGGATGGAGAAGAGGATCTTCCCGAAGCACGAGTCGCTGGCGCGCTCCTTCCACGACGAGCTCAAGCGCCGGAACACCGGCCTGATCTACTCGacggccggcgccggcgacgaggaggaggtcaCGGGGTACGCCATGTACACCTGCACCACCTCCCTCTGTGCCTCCATCACGAAGCTCGCCG TGAAGGAGAGCTGCCGGAGGCAGGGCCTCGGCGAGGCGCTGCTGCAGGCCGCCGTCGAGAGGTGCCGGAGGAAGCGGGTCCAGCGGGTGTCCCTCCACGTCGACCCGGCGAGGACGGCCGCGGTGGCGCTGTACCGGAAGGCCGGGTTCCAGGTCGACGCCACCGTCGAGGGCTACTACTCGCCGCAGAGGAATGCCTACCGGATGTACATGGATCTCTAG
- the LOC124708473 gene encoding uncharacterized protein LOC124708473 isoform X2, translating to MASSALRRSLPARGLIRRLLPSDPPSSAAAASSSFRRSFQSEGVGESADAFENRLFEQTEQGDNSFFGKLDGTGNSFRRQGAGSGTGDWGRPGGRGYSEFGDREGSLFGGSMDDSLNDGMNEKLDDAARTFHMTDEVEEDDYDFRPDVNYRRGSTYNVKDLDLTRPAAARSTPRPQFETTTKDVLRKADFRNVRFLANFLTEAGIIIKRNQTKISAKAQRKVAREIKTARALGLMPFTTMGKRPFIFGRSVEEDPSEEEYGYDFVEQKDAGPEDEAVDAVPDVEAA from the exons ATGGCGAGCTCAGCGCTGAGACGGTCTCTTCCGGCGCGCGGCTTGATCCGCCGTCTCCTCCCTTCCGACCCaccgtcctccgccgccgccgcctcctcctcgttccGTCGCTCCTTCCAGTCCG AGGGCGTGGGCGAGAGCGCGGATGCGTTTGAAAACCGGTTGTTTGAGCAGACGGAGCAAGGTGACAATTCGTTCTTTGGGAAGCTCGATGGGACTGGGAACTCCTTCAGAAGACAAGGCGCCGGATCTGGGACGGGTGACTGGGGTCGGCCCGGTGGCAGGGGTTACTCTGAGTTTGGTGACAGGGAGGGCTCTCTGTTTGGTGGGAGCATGGACGATTCCTTGAACGATGGCATGAACGAGAAGTTGGATGACGCGGCCCGCACCTTTCATATGACGGACGAGGTCGAGGAAGATGACTATGATTTCAGGCCAGATGTGAATTACAGGCGAGGCTCGACCTACAATGTCAAG GATCTTGACCTTACAAGACCTGCAGCCGCAAGGAGCACCCCTAGACCTCAGTTTGAAACAACCACGAAGGATGTTCTAAGGAAAGCCGATTTTAGG AATGTTAGATTCCTCGCCAACTTTCTTACAGAAGCTGGCATTATCATCAAGAGGAATCAG ACCAAGATCAGCGCGAAAGCTCAGCGCAAGGTTGCGAGGGAGATCAAAACAGCGCGTGCACTGGGGCTAATGCCTTTCACGACGATGGGCAAGAGGCCATTCATCTTTGGCAGAAGCGTGGAGGAGGACCCTTCAGAGGAGGAATATGGGTATGACTTCGTCGAGCAGAAGGACGCTgggcctgaagatgaagctgttgaTGCCGTGCCCGATGTGGAGGCTGCTTAG
- the LOC124708473 gene encoding uncharacterized protein LOC124708473 isoform X1, which translates to MASSALRRSLPARGLIRRLLPSDPPSSAAAASSSFRRSFQSAEGVGESADAFENRLFEQTEQGDNSFFGKLDGTGNSFRRQGAGSGTGDWGRPGGRGYSEFGDREGSLFGGSMDDSLNDGMNEKLDDAARTFHMTDEVEEDDYDFRPDVNYRRGSTYNVKDLDLTRPAAARSTPRPQFETTTKDVLRKADFRNVRFLANFLTEAGIIIKRNQTKISAKAQRKVAREIKTARALGLMPFTTMGKRPFIFGRSVEEDPSEEEYGYDFVEQKDAGPEDEAVDAVPDVEAA; encoded by the exons ATGGCGAGCTCAGCGCTGAGACGGTCTCTTCCGGCGCGCGGCTTGATCCGCCGTCTCCTCCCTTCCGACCCaccgtcctccgccgccgccgcctcctcctcgttccGTCGCTCCTTCCAGTCCG CAGAGGGCGTGGGCGAGAGCGCGGATGCGTTTGAAAACCGGTTGTTTGAGCAGACGGAGCAAGGTGACAATTCGTTCTTTGGGAAGCTCGATGGGACTGGGAACTCCTTCAGAAGACAAGGCGCCGGATCTGGGACGGGTGACTGGGGTCGGCCCGGTGGCAGGGGTTACTCTGAGTTTGGTGACAGGGAGGGCTCTCTGTTTGGTGGGAGCATGGACGATTCCTTGAACGATGGCATGAACGAGAAGTTGGATGACGCGGCCCGCACCTTTCATATGACGGACGAGGTCGAGGAAGATGACTATGATTTCAGGCCAGATGTGAATTACAGGCGAGGCTCGACCTACAATGTCAAG GATCTTGACCTTACAAGACCTGCAGCCGCAAGGAGCACCCCTAGACCTCAGTTTGAAACAACCACGAAGGATGTTCTAAGGAAAGCCGATTTTAGG AATGTTAGATTCCTCGCCAACTTTCTTACAGAAGCTGGCATTATCATCAAGAGGAATCAG ACCAAGATCAGCGCGAAAGCTCAGCGCAAGGTTGCGAGGGAGATCAAAACAGCGCGTGCACTGGGGCTAATGCCTTTCACGACGATGGGCAAGAGGCCATTCATCTTTGGCAGAAGCGTGGAGGAGGACCCTTCAGAGGAGGAATATGGGTATGACTTCGTCGAGCAGAAGGACGCTgggcctgaagatgaagctgttgaTGCCGTGCCCGATGTGGAGGCTGCTTAG
- the LOC124705819 gene encoding uncharacterized protein LOC124705819, with product MVGKDLVLQRNGNSRDIREIAAEATLREVRQSGHAYVELRRAGKRVIFFCTICLTECFSDNVLFDHLRGNLHARRYAEAKLTLFGPMPWPFNDGVLFFSNAREDGPLVLDSSSRNDGDLALVLHPEFSGTDAEVTSRLRDGSSSRNGAGGAHSGANGCPNGRTAAVAEDDAQLVIPSVLVKDVVLNLPARLLGHGNIAYKIAEASDGRKKISKIWCAWGGPEAPHDGSNGSNIYEQSGFAVVNFSYAYELGRKWPSDDQDLSISAGSFFVIDDAGHRGKRRKKSFSDQEASSEESNGQTNGTSQAIVAGSSKGTSCNLEVSPLSSKSMRRELRKQKRLAAEKVCDICGRAMLPGKDVATLLNCSTGNLACSSRNSSGAFHLFHTSCLLHWTILCQYEVLADQIAKKGKSKRGRKAKTAPKSKIESILCPECQGTGIHVEGEELEKPTISLSEMFRYKLKSIEAHKAWMKSPEVLKNCSTGLHFPSEHLEDSQEQVMPLNSLPFFGADL from the exons ATGGTGGGGAAGGATCTGGTGCTGCAGCGGAACGGCAACTCAAGGGACATCCGCGAGATCGCCGCCGAGGCCACGCTGCGGGAGGTGCGGCAGAGCGGGCACGCCTACGTGGAGCTGCGGCGCGCGGGCAAGCGCGTCATCTTCTTCTGCACCATCTGCCTCACCGAGTGCTTCAGCGACAACGTGCTCTTCGACCACCTCAGGGGGAACCTGCACGCGCGGCGCTACGCCGAGGCCAAGCTCACGCTGTTCGGGCCCATGCCGTGGCCGTTCAACGACGGCGTGCTCTTCTTCAGCAACGCGCGCGAGGACGGCCCGCTCGTGCTGGACTCGAGCTCGCGGAacgacggggaccttgctctggtTCTCCATCCCGAGTTCTCCGGGACTGACGCTGAGGTGACGTCCAGGCTGAGAGACGGTTCAAGCTCCCGTAATGGTGCAGGTGGTGCACACAGTGGAGCGAATGGGTGTCCGAATGGTCGAACTGCTGCGGTAGCTGAAGATGATGCTCAGCTTGTTATTCCTAGTGTATTGGTAAAGGATGTTGTTCTGAACTTGCCCGCGCGTCTCCTTGGACATGGAAACATTGCATACAAGATCGCCGAAGCTAGCGATGGCCGCAAGAAGATTAGCAAGATCTGGTGTGCTTGGGGAGGACCAGAAGCCCCACATGATGGCTCTAACGGGTCTAACATCTACGAGCAATCTGGTTTTGCCGTAGTCAACTTCTCTTATGCGTATGAGCTGGGAAGGAAGTGGCCTTCTGATGATCAGGACCTTTCTATCTCCGCTGGATCTTTCTTTGTGATTGATGATGCGGGGCATCGTGGAAAGCGAAGGAAGAAGTCCTTTTCTGATCAAGAAGCGTCTTCAGAAGAGTCGAATGGCCAGACAAACGGCACAAGTCAAGCTATCGTGGCTGGTTCCTCAAAAGGTACCTCATGCAATCTGGAAGTCAGCCCCTTATCCAGCAAGTCTATGAGGAGAGAGCTGAGGAAGCAGAAGCGGCTTGCTGCCGAGAAAGTCTGTGATATCTGTGGGCGGGCAATGCTTCCTGGAAAGGATGTCGCTACCTTGCTGAACTGCAGTACAGGAAACCTAGCTTGCAGCAGTAGAAACTCGAGCGGG GCTTTTCATCTATTTCACACTTCATGCCTATTGCACTGGACTATTCTGTGCCAATATGAGGTTCTGGCTGATCAAATTGCAAAGAAGGGGAAGAGCAAGCGAGGCAGAAAGGCCAAAACAGCGCCAAAGAGCAAAATAGAATCCATCCTTTGCCCAGAATGTCAGGGTACAGGAATTCATGTCGAGGGAGAAGAGCTTGAAAAGCCAACTATTTCTTTATCTGAG ATGTTCCGGTACAAGCTGAAATCCATTGAAGCACATAAGGCGTGGATGAAGAGCCCTGAGGTGCTCAAGAACTGTTCCACTGGTCTTCATTTCCCTTCCGAACATCTGGAGGACTCCCAG GAGCAGGTGATGCCGCTGAACTCACTTCCTTTCTTTGGAGCTGACTTATAG
- the LOC124705820 gene encoding monothiol glutaredoxin-S11, with translation MASGGGAVREVGSRAELDAAVGGARPAAVHFWASWCEASKQMDEVFAHLAVDFPHALFLRVEAEEQPEISEAYGVSAVPYFVFCKEGKAVDTLEGANPASLANKVAKLAGPANVAESAAPASLGVAAGPAVLEKVQQLAQQNGSSAAESATALNKRLEQLVNSHPVILFMKGNPDEPRCGFSRRVVDILKQEGVEFGSFDILGDNEVREGMKKFSNWPTFPQLYCKGELLGGCDIVIAMHESGELKDVLKEHNIPLRPQGSKIEEPVISESTGEKSPEPIGLTEAQKARLESLTNSNPVMIFIKGSPEEPKCGFSGKVIHILKQEKIPFSSFDILSDDEVRQGLKVLSNWPSYPQVYIKGELVGGSDIVMEMHKSGELKKVLSEKGIIPKDSLEDRLKALISSSPVMLFMKGNPDAPLCGFSSKVVNALRGAGVSFGSFDILSDEEVRQGLKTYSNWPTFPQLYYKSELMGGCDIVLEMEKSGELKSTLSE, from the exons atggcgagcggcggcggggcggtgAGGGAGGTGGGGTCGAGGGCGGAGCTGGacgcggcggtgggcggcgcgcGGCCCGCCGCGGTGCACTTCTGGGCCTCCTGGTGCGAGGCCTCCAAGCAGATGGACGAGGTCTTCGCCCACCTCGCAGTCGACTTCCCGCACGCGCTCTTCCTCCGG GTTGAAGCTGAAGAACAACCGGAAATTTCAGAGGCGTATGGAGTTTCAGCAGTACCATACTTTGTTTTCTGCAAG GAAGGCAAGGCTGTTGATACTCTGGAGGGTGCAAATCCAGCCAGCCTGGCCAATAAGGTTGCAAAGTTAGCTGGGCCTGCCAATGTTGCTGAGTCTGCTGCACCTGCTAGCCTGGGGGTTGCTGCTGGGCCTGCTGTGCTTGAAAAGGTCCAACAATTGGCACAGCAAAATGGATCTTCTGCTGCTGAAAGTGCAACTGCTCTGAATAAGCGATTGGAGCAGCTTGTCAATTCCCATCCTGTCATCTTATTTATGAAGGGAAATCCAGACGAACCAAGGTGTGGTTTCAGTCGAAGAGTGGTTGACATTTTGAAGCAGGAAGGTGTTGAGTTTGGGAGCTTTGATATCCTTGGAGATAATGAAGTACGTGAAGGAATGAAGAAGTTCTCTAACTGGCCAACTTTTCCTCAGTTGTACTGCAAAGGTGAGCTGCTTGGTGGATGTGATATTGTTATTGCTATGCATGAAAGTGGTGAGCTGAAGGATGTGTTGAAGGAGCACAACATTCCTCTCCGCCCACAAGGAAGCAAAATTGAGGAGCCAGTGATATCTGAGTCTACAGGTGAAAAGAGTCCTGAACCAATTGGGCTTACTGAAGCTCAGAAAGCTCGTTTGGAGAGCCTCACTAATTCTAACCCAGTGATGATATTTATCAAAGGTTCACCCGAGGAGCCCAAGTGTGGATTTAGTGGGAAGGTCATTCATATTCTTAAGCAAGAGAAGATTCCTTTCTCAAGTTTTGACATTCTTTCAGATGATGAGGTTAGGCAGGGCCTAAAGGTTCTATCGAACTGGCCTAGCTACCCTCAAGTGTACATAAAGGGTGAACTGGTTGGTGGTTCTGACATAGTGATGGAGATGCATAAGAGTGGGGAGCTAAAGAAGGTTCTGTCCGAGAAAGGGATTATTCCGAAAGACAGCCTAGAGGACCGACTGAAGGCCTTGATTTCCTCATCCCCAGTGATGCTGTTCATGAAGGGCAACCCAGATGCTCCACTTTGCGGCTTTAGTTCGAAAGTTGTGAATGCATTGAGAGGAGCAGGGGTCAGCTTTGGGTCCTTTGACATTTTATCTGATGAGGAAGTCAGGCAAGGTCTGAAGACTTACTCAAACTGGCCCACATTTCCCCAGCTCTACTACAAATCAGAACTGATGGGGGGTTGTGACATTGTTCTTGAGATGGAAAAGAGTGGAGAGTTGAAGTCCACTCTTTCGGAGTAG
- the LOC124649028 gene encoding pentatricopeptide repeat-containing protein At4g21705, mitochondrial-like, translated as MASSSLFAAGRRLLRLGRGRLFHCRSRSHNPTTLLLPASSPRGRTYSSERPAARRPPSLQSTLWPLGHPGTLLVPEIERWAEKPGNRLRPVELERIVKELRKRRRHRQALEVSEWMSAKGHVKFLPKDHAVHLDLVGQVHGVGAAEAYFSNLPDKDKTEKPYGALLNCYTREHLVDESLAHFQKMKELGFVFSSLPYNNLMGLYTNIGQHEKVPSVIAEMKSNGIMPDNFSYRICINSYGTRADFFGMEKTLEDMECEPQIVVDWNTYAVVASNYIKGNLRDKAISALKKAEAKIDIKDSDNYNHLISLYGQLEDKSEVKRLWALQMSNCKRHINKDYTTMLAMLVKLDEIEEAEALLKEWESSENAFDFHVPDVLLTGYRQKGMLDKAEALLDDFLKKRKTPPSTSWAIVAIGYAEKGDAVKAYELIKNALCVYSPNSGWVPRAAMIQMILKYLGDEGELKDVENFIHLLQAAMPLNSDMTEALSRARMREAGGTEEEAPSSTKASG; from the exons ATGGCTTCCTCCTCCCTCTTCGCCGCCGGGCGCCGCCTTCTCCGCCTCGGCCGCGGGAGGCTCTTCCACTGCAGATCCCGCTCCCACAACCCCACTACTCTTCTCCTCCCCGCATCCTCTCCACGCGGTCGCACCTACAGCTCTGagaggccggcggcgcggcggccgccgaGCCTGCAGTCCACGCTGTGGCCGCTGGGCCACCCGGGCACGCTCCTGGTGCCGGAGATCGAGCGCTGGGCGGAGAAGCCCGGGAACCGCCTCCGCCCGGTGGAGCTGGAGCGCATCGTCAAAGAGCTCcgcaagcgccgccgccaccgccaggcccTCGAG GTCTCCGAGTGGATGAGTGCTAAGGGTCATGTCAAATTTTTGCCAAAGGATCATGCTGTTCACCTGGATTTGGTCGGTCAAGTTCATGGAGTGGGAGCAGCAGAAGCCTACTTCAGTAATCTGCCTGATAAAGATAAGACGGAGAAACCTTACGGTGCACTCCTGAACTGCTACACACGAGAACACCTAGTTGACGAATCCTTGGCTCATTTTCAGAAGATGAAAGAGCTGGGTTTTGTGTTCAGTAGTCTCCCCTATAACAACCTCATGGGCCTGTATACTAACATAGGACAGCATGAGAAGGTCCCTTCAGTGATAGCAGAGATGAAAAGCAATGGTATCATGCCTGACAACTTCAGCTACAGAATATGCATAAACTCTTATGGCACACGGGCAGACTTTTTTGGGATGGAGAAAACCCTGGAAGATATGGAGTGTGAGCCTCAAATTGTTGTTGACTGGAACACCTATGCCGTTGTGGCGAGCAACTACATCAAGGGGAATCTTAGGGACAAGGCAATCTCTGCCTTAAAAAAAGCAGAAGCAAAAATTGACATAAAAGATTCAGATAACTATAACCACCTGATATCTCTGTACGGCCAGCTGGAGGACAAGTCAGAGGTGAAGAGGCTCTGGGCACTCCAGATGTCAAACTGCAAGAGGCATATTAACAAGGACTACACTACAATGCTTGCAATGCTTGTGAAGCTTGATGAAATCGAAGAAGCAGAGGCCTTGTTGAAAGAGTGGGAGTCGAGTGAAAACGCGTTCGACTTCCATGTCCCAGATGTTTTGCTCACCGGATACCGGCAGAAGGGCATGCTGGACAAGGCCGAGGCGCTGCTTGATGACTtcttgaagaagaggaagacgccTCCTTCAACCAGTTGGGCCATCGTGGCAATCGGGTATGCGGAGAAAGGTGATGCTGTGAAAGCCTATGAGCTAATAAAGAATGCCCTTTGTGTTTATTCTCCTAACAGTGGCTGGGTCCCGAGGGCTGCAATGATTCAGATGATCCTGAAGTATCTTGGAGACGAAGGTGAACTCAAGGATGTTGAAAATTTCATTCATCTGCTGCAAGCTGCTATGCCTTTGAACTCGGATATGACGGAGGCTTTGTCAAGGGCTCGTATGAGAGAGGCTGGAGGCACAGAGGAAGAAGCTCCAAGCTCAACAAAAGCATCAGGATAA